A window from Lates calcarifer isolate ASB-BC8 linkage group LG7_2, TLL_Latcal_v3, whole genome shotgun sequence encodes these proteins:
- the LOC108873098 gene encoding poly(rC)-binding protein 3, with protein MEPIKVQSEGGLNVTLTIRLLMHGKEVGSIIGKKGETVKKMREDSGARINISEGNCPERIVTITGPTDAIFKAFAMIAYKFEEDIINSMSNSPATSKPPVTLRLVVPASQCGSLIGKGGSKIKEMRESTGAQVQVAGDMLPNSTERAVTISGAPEAIIQCVKQICVVMLESPPKGATIPYRPKPASTPVIFSGGQVRADPLGASTANLSLLLQHQPLPAYTIQGQYAIPHPDQLSKLHQLAMQQTPFTPLGQTTPAFPAAGLDASNQASTHELTIPNDLIGCIIGRQGTKINEIRQMSGAQIKIANAMEGSSERQITITGTPANISLAQYLINARFRDVAAMWNDPSSMTTS; from the exons ATGGAGCCCATCAAGGTCCAATCAGAAGGTGGACTGAATGTGACCCTCACCATCAGGCTGCTGATGCACGGCAAG gagGTTGGAAGTATCATAGGAAAG AAAGGAGAAACGGTGAAGAAAATGCGTGAAGAC AGTGGTGCCCGTATCAACATCTCAGAGGGGAACTGTCCTGAACGAATAGTCACCATCACTGGGCCAACAGATGCTATTTTCAAGGCCTTTGCCATGATAGCCTACAAGTTTGAAGAG GATATAATCAATTCCATGAGCAACAGTCCAGCAACCAGTAAACCCCCTGTAACCCTGAGGCTTGTTGTCCCAGCCAGCCAGTGTGGATCCCTGATCGGCAAAGGAGGCTCCAAAATCAAAGAAATGAGAGAG TCCACAGGAGCACAGGTCCAGGTCGCAGGCGACATGCTCCCCAACTCCACTGAGAGAGCGGTGACGATCTCAGGGGCCCCAGAAGCCATCATCCAGTGTGTCAAACAGATATGTGTGGTGATGCTTGAG TCCCCACCGAAAGGTGCCACCATCCCCTACCGCCCAAAGCCTGCCTCCACCCCTGTCATTTTTTCAGGTGGCCAGGTAAGAGCAGACCCACTGGGGGCGTCCACAGCCAACCTCAGCCTCTTACTGCAGCACCAGCCACTGCCT GCTTATACCATTCAAGGACAGTATGCCATCCCTCATCCAGAT CAGTTGAGCAAGCTCCACCAGTTGGCTATGCAGCAAACCCCCTTTACCCCCCTCGGACAGACCACCCCTGCCTTCCCCG CAGCAGGTCTGGATGCCAGTAACCAGGCCAGTACTCATGAACTCACCATTCCCAATGAT CTAATAGGCTGCATAATCGGACGCCAGGGAACCAAAATCAACGAGATCCGTCAGATGTCTGGGGCGCAGATCAAAATTGCTAACGCCATGGAAGGGTCATCGGAGCGCCAGATCACCATCACAGGGACCCCCGCCAACATCAGCCTGGCCCAGTACCTCATCAATGCAAG GTTCAGAGACGTGGCGGCCATGTGGAATGACCCATCTTCCATGACCACATCCTGA
- the LOC108873103 gene encoding leucine-rich repeat-containing protein 3-like has protein sequence MGASRRCRSPIKPPPCGFLFFLWLLSVIMTAHACPKICHCTDRNGMVVQCTSRNLETVPLNLPKDTVVLLLSSNRIRHIPREAFTDLHRLRELDLSHNAIEMVEDGAFQGISEALRTLDLSNNHLSSLPKDTFAKLHARVRLSHNPWHCECSLQEVLRELRLDPETVNEVSCYTSVQEEYVGQPVIQVLDSGINFCNFHHKTTDVAMFVAMFCWFSMVTAYIIYYIKHNQEDARRHMEYLKSLPSTSHISKDYDTASSVF, from the coding sequence ATGGGGGCCTCTCGTAGGTGTAGGTCACCCATAAAACCTCCTCcctgtggttttcttttctttctgtggctCCTGTCGGTGATTATGACGGCACACGCTTGCCCTAAGATCTGTCACTGCACAGACAGGAacggcatggtggtgcagtgcACCTCGCGCAACTTGGAGACCGTCCCGTTGAACTTGCCCAAGGACACCGTCGTCCTCTTGCTTTCATCTAACCGCATCAGACACATACCGAGGGAGGCATTCACAGACCTCCACCGCCTCAGGGAGCTGGACTTATCTCACAACGCTATCGAGATGGTGGAGGATGGCGCCTTTCAGGGGATTTCTGAGGCCCTGCGGACACTGGATCTGTCAAACAACCACCTCAGCAGCCTCCCGAAGGATACATTTGCCAAGCTCCACGCTCGCGTCCGTCTGTCCCACAATCCCTGGCACTGTGAGTGCTCCCTGCAGGAGGTGCTGAGGGAGCTGAGGCTCGACCCAGAGACGGTGAACGAGGTCAGCTGCTACACATCGGTGCAGGAGGAGTACGTGGGGCAACCGGTGATCCAGGTCCTCGACTCGGGGATCAACTTTTGCAACTTCCACCACAAGACGACAGATGTGGCCATGTTTGTGGCCATGTTCTGCTGGTTCTCCATGGTGACGGCTTATATCATTTACTACATCAAACACAACCAGGAGGACGCCAGGAGGCACATGGAGTACCTCAAGTCGCTGCCCAGCACCTCCCACATCAGCAAGGACTACGACACAGCCAGCAGTGTGTTTTAG